From one Solanum lycopersicum chromosome 12, SLM_r2.1 genomic stretch:
- the LOC101256564 gene encoding uncharacterized protein isoform X2, producing MPRKVNYGVDYEEDFYDYEDYNYDYDDGHEYAETNATSDKVEQSNVSKKEIAGEVKKELVSEEPTSSSASTAKVRRDNMKDRGSSIKSRGYHGVMSNVGNMSVSSNPRNAESRIAPSRSQTKPQKIVCTDQLEDKLNQLNLAIVGHVDSGKSTLSGRLLHLLGQISQKEMHKYEKEAKQQGKGSFAYAWALDESAEERERGITMTVAVAYFNTKSYRVVLLDSPGHRDFVPNMISGATQADAAILVVDASIGAFEAGIDVSGGQTREHAQLIKSFGVDQIIIAINKMDVVGYSKERFDTIKNQLGTFLRACKFKDSLVLWIPLSAMENQNLVTSPSDARLLSWFQGPCLLDAIDSLQPPQRDYSKPILMPICDLVKLPSQGQVSVCGKLETGALQTGDKVLVIPSREMATVRSLEHNSQVCNSAKAGDNVTVNLQGIDVNRVMAGDVLCHPEYPIAVTNHLELKILLLDIAVPILIGSQLEFHVHHVKEAARVVRILSLLDPKTGKETKKSPRCLLAKQNAIIEVVLQGIICVEEHSKCKGLGRVSLRASGRTIALGLVTRVLEKKE from the exons ATGCCTCGTAAGGTAAATTATGGGGTTGATTATGAGGAAGACTTTTATGACTATGAAGATTACAATTATGACTATGACGATGGACATGAATATGCAGAGACAAATG CAACTAGCGACAAAGTCGAACAGTCAAATGTTAGTAAAAAGGAAATAGCTGGCGAAGTTAAAAAAGAATTGGTTTCTGAAGAGCCTACTAGCTCTTCTGCATCAACAGCGAAGGTTAGACGTGATAATATGAAGGATAGAGGTTCTTCTATAAAATCTAGAGGATATCATGGCGTCATGAGCAATGTGGGCAATATGTCTGTATCATCAAATCCTCGCAATGCGGAGAGTAGAATTGCACCTTCAAGATCACAGACTAAACCTCAGAAAATTGTATGCACTGATCAATTAGAAGACAAACTGAACCAGCTAAATCTTGCAATC GTTGGCCATGTTGATTCTGGGAAGTCAACACTGTCAGGAAGACTACTACACCTTTTGGGGCAGATATCTCAGAAGGAAATgcacaaatatgaaaaagaggcCAAGCAGCAA GGAAAAGGGTCCTTTGCTTATGCTTGGGCTTTGGATGAGAGTGCTGAGGAAAGAGAGAGAGGAATAACTATGACAGTGGCTGTTGCCTACTTTAACACAAAAAGTTACCGCGTTGTACTGCTTGATTCCCCAGGCCATAGAGACTTTGTCCCAAATATGATATCAGGTGCAACACAAGCGGATGCTGCCATTCTTGTAGTTGATGCTTCAATAGGTGCATTTGAAGCTGGCATTGATGTTAGTGGAGGTCAGACAAGGGAGCATGCACAACTTATCAAAAGCTTTGGGGTGGATCAGATAATAATTGCTATTAACAAAATGGATGTAGTGGGATACTCCAAAGAACGGTTTGATACAATTAAGAATCAACTAGGAACATTTCTCCGGGCTTGTAAGTTTAAAGATTCATTAGTATTGTGGATTCCCCTGAGCGCCATGGAAAACCAAAATTTGGTGACAAGTCCTTCTGATGCAAGATTGTTGTCCTG GTTTCAAGGTCCATGCCTTTTAGACGCCATAGACTCTCTCCAACCTCCCCAGAGAGATTACTCGAAGCCTATATTAATGCCGATATGTGATCTCGTTAAATTACCCTCACAAGGACAGGTGTCAGTATGTGGGAAGTTGGAGACAGGAGCTCTTCAAACTGGAGATAAG GTTCTAGTTATTCCATCAAGAGAAATGGCAACTGTGCGTTCTTTGGAACATAATTCTCAGGTTTGTAACAGTGCAAAAGCTGGAGATAATGTCACTGTTAATCTACAAGGTATAGATGTGAATCGTGTAATGGCAGGGGATGTGCTGTGCCACCCTGAATATCCTATTGCTGTTACAAATCATTTGGAACTGAAGATTCTTCTCCTGGATATTGCTGTTCCAATTTTAATTGGGTCTCAG TTGGAATTTCATGTACACCATGTTAAGGAGGCTGCAAGAGTTGTGAGGATTTTGTCCTTGCTTGATCCAAAGACTGGAAAGGAGACCAAGAAATCACCTAGATGTCTTCTAGCAAAGCAGAATGCTATAATTGAG GTAGTTTTGCAAGGGATAATTTGTGTTGAAGAGCATTCTAAATGTAAGGGTCTTGGAAGGGTGTCCCTCAGAGCATCAGGAAGAACCATCGCTCTTGGTCTTGTGACTAGAGTTCTAGAGAAGAAGGAATAG
- the LOC101256564 gene encoding uncharacterized protein isoform X1 — protein sequence MPRKVNYGVDYEEDFYDYEDYNYDYDDGHEYAETNGRVLETNTKQELVKVDIWRCSICTFDNRASMNVCDVCGNPKQELVKAGVWCCPICTFDNEDTTNLCDMCGVLRNPLIKGGGGKASAATSDKVEQSNVSKKEIAGEVKKELVSEEPTSSSASTAKVRRDNMKDRGSSIKSRGYHGVMSNVGNMSVSSNPRNAESRIAPSRSQTKPQKIVCTDQLEDKLNQLNLAIVGHVDSGKSTLSGRLLHLLGQISQKEMHKYEKEAKQQGKGSFAYAWALDESAEERERGITMTVAVAYFNTKSYRVVLLDSPGHRDFVPNMISGATQADAAILVVDASIGAFEAGIDVSGGQTREHAQLIKSFGVDQIIIAINKMDVVGYSKERFDTIKNQLGTFLRACKFKDSLVLWIPLSAMENQNLVTSPSDARLLSWFQGPCLLDAIDSLQPPQRDYSKPILMPICDLVKLPSQGQVSVCGKLETGALQTGDKVLVIPSREMATVRSLEHNSQVCNSAKAGDNVTVNLQGIDVNRVMAGDVLCHPEYPIAVTNHLELKILLLDIAVPILIGSQLEFHVHHVKEAARVVRILSLLDPKTGKETKKSPRCLLAKQNAIIEVVLQGIICVEEHSKCKGLGRVSLRASGRTIALGLVTRVLEKKE from the exons ATGCCTCGTAAGGTAAATTATGGGGTTGATTATGAGGAAGACTTTTATGACTATGAAGATTACAATTATGACTATGACGATGGACATGAATATGCAGAGACAAATG GAAGGGTCCTAGAAACAAATACAAAGCAGGAATTGGTCAAGGTTGACATCTGGCGTTGTTCCATTTGCACATTTGATAACAGAGCTAGTATGAATGTATGTGATGTATGTGGAAATCCGAAACAAGAACTAGTTAAGGCTGGGGTGTGGTGTTGTCCTATTTGCACATTTGATAATGAAGATACCACAAATTTATGTGATATGTGTGGCGTCCTGCGTAATCCATTGATCAAAGGCGGCGGTGGCAAAGCTAGCGCAG CAACTAGCGACAAAGTCGAACAGTCAAATGTTAGTAAAAAGGAAATAGCTGGCGAAGTTAAAAAAGAATTGGTTTCTGAAGAGCCTACTAGCTCTTCTGCATCAACAGCGAAGGTTAGACGTGATAATATGAAGGATAGAGGTTCTTCTATAAAATCTAGAGGATATCATGGCGTCATGAGCAATGTGGGCAATATGTCTGTATCATCAAATCCTCGCAATGCGGAGAGTAGAATTGCACCTTCAAGATCACAGACTAAACCTCAGAAAATTGTATGCACTGATCAATTAGAAGACAAACTGAACCAGCTAAATCTTGCAATC GTTGGCCATGTTGATTCTGGGAAGTCAACACTGTCAGGAAGACTACTACACCTTTTGGGGCAGATATCTCAGAAGGAAATgcacaaatatgaaaaagaggcCAAGCAGCAA GGAAAAGGGTCCTTTGCTTATGCTTGGGCTTTGGATGAGAGTGCTGAGGAAAGAGAGAGAGGAATAACTATGACAGTGGCTGTTGCCTACTTTAACACAAAAAGTTACCGCGTTGTACTGCTTGATTCCCCAGGCCATAGAGACTTTGTCCCAAATATGATATCAGGTGCAACACAAGCGGATGCTGCCATTCTTGTAGTTGATGCTTCAATAGGTGCATTTGAAGCTGGCATTGATGTTAGTGGAGGTCAGACAAGGGAGCATGCACAACTTATCAAAAGCTTTGGGGTGGATCAGATAATAATTGCTATTAACAAAATGGATGTAGTGGGATACTCCAAAGAACGGTTTGATACAATTAAGAATCAACTAGGAACATTTCTCCGGGCTTGTAAGTTTAAAGATTCATTAGTATTGTGGATTCCCCTGAGCGCCATGGAAAACCAAAATTTGGTGACAAGTCCTTCTGATGCAAGATTGTTGTCCTG GTTTCAAGGTCCATGCCTTTTAGACGCCATAGACTCTCTCCAACCTCCCCAGAGAGATTACTCGAAGCCTATATTAATGCCGATATGTGATCTCGTTAAATTACCCTCACAAGGACAGGTGTCAGTATGTGGGAAGTTGGAGACAGGAGCTCTTCAAACTGGAGATAAG GTTCTAGTTATTCCATCAAGAGAAATGGCAACTGTGCGTTCTTTGGAACATAATTCTCAGGTTTGTAACAGTGCAAAAGCTGGAGATAATGTCACTGTTAATCTACAAGGTATAGATGTGAATCGTGTAATGGCAGGGGATGTGCTGTGCCACCCTGAATATCCTATTGCTGTTACAAATCATTTGGAACTGAAGATTCTTCTCCTGGATATTGCTGTTCCAATTTTAATTGGGTCTCAG TTGGAATTTCATGTACACCATGTTAAGGAGGCTGCAAGAGTTGTGAGGATTTTGTCCTTGCTTGATCCAAAGACTGGAAAGGAGACCAAGAAATCACCTAGATGTCTTCTAGCAAAGCAGAATGCTATAATTGAG GTAGTTTTGCAAGGGATAATTTGTGTTGAAGAGCATTCTAAATGTAAGGGTCTTGGAAGGGTGTCCCTCAGAGCATCAGGAAGAACCATCGCTCTTGGTCTTGTGACTAGAGTTCTAGAGAAGAAGGAATAG